One Thermococcus kodakarensis KOD1 genomic window carries:
- the hydD gene encoding NADPH-dependent hydrogenase/sulfhydrogenase 1 subunit delta has translation MSEKKIRIGFYALTSCYGCQLQFAMMDEILQLIPNVEIACWFMLERDSYEDEPVDIAFIEGSVSTEEEAELVKKIRENAKIVVAVGSCAVQGGVQSWEKDKPLEELWKTVYGDAKVKFQPKMAEPISNYIKVDYNIYGCPPEKRDFLYTLGTLLIGSWPEDIDYPVCLECRLRGNTCVLLERGEPCLGPVTRAGCDARCPAYGIACIGCRGAIGYDVAWFDSLARVFREKGLTKEEILERMRMFNAHNPKLEEMVNKIFQEVKE, from the coding sequence ATGAGCGAGAAGAAGATAAGGATTGGGTTTTACGCTCTGACCTCATGCTACGGCTGCCAGCTCCAGTTCGCGATGATGGACGAGATACTCCAGCTCATTCCGAACGTCGAGATAGCCTGCTGGTTCATGCTGGAGAGGGACTCCTACGAGGACGAGCCCGTTGATATAGCCTTCATCGAGGGGAGCGTCTCAACGGAGGAAGAGGCCGAGCTCGTCAAGAAAATCCGCGAGAATGCCAAGATAGTGGTTGCAGTCGGCTCCTGCGCCGTCCAGGGCGGCGTTCAGAGCTGGGAGAAGGACAAACCGCTGGAGGAGCTTTGGAAGACCGTCTATGGAGACGCCAAGGTCAAGTTCCAGCCAAAGATGGCAGAGCCGATCTCCAACTACATCAAGGTTGACTACAACATCTACGGCTGCCCGCCGGAGAAGAGGGACTTCCTCTACACCCTCGGAACGCTCCTCATAGGTTCGTGGCCTGAAGACATTGACTATCCAGTCTGTTTGGAGTGCAGGCTCAGGGGCAACACTTGTGTGCTCCTTGAGAGGGGCGAGCCCTGCCTCGGCCCGGTAACGAGGGCTGGCTGCGACGCGAGATGCCCTGCCTATGGAATAGCGTGCATTGGTTGTCGGGGGGCGATAGGCTACGACGTTGCCTGGTTCGACTCCCTGGCGAGGGTCTTCAGGGAGAAGGGGCTGACCAAGGAGGAGATCCTTGAGAGGATGAGGATGTTCAACGCCCACAACCCGAAGCTCGAGGAGATGGTAAACAAGATATTCCAGGAGGTGAAAGAATGA
- the hydG gene encoding NADPH-dependent hydrogenase/sulfhydrogenase 1 subunit gamma gives MVLPKEIMMPNDNPYALHRAKVLRVYPLTEKEKLFLFRFEDAELAEKWTFRPGQFVQLTIPGVGEVPISICSSAMRRGFFELCIRKAGRVTTVVHRLKPGDTVLVRGPYGNGFPVDEWEGMDLLLIAAGLGTAPLRSVFLYAMDNRWKYGNITFINTARYGKDLLFYKELEAMKDLAEAENVKIIQSVTRDPDWPGLHGRPQNFIPEANTNPKKTAVAICGPPRMYKAVFEALINYGYRPENIYVTLERKMKCGIGKCGHCNVGTSTSWKYVCKDGPVFGYFDIISTPGLLD, from the coding sequence ATGGTTCTTCCAAAGGAGATAATGATGCCGAACGATAACCCATACGCTCTTCACAGGGCCAAGGTGCTCAGAGTCTACCCGCTCACTGAGAAGGAAAAGCTGTTCCTGTTCAGGTTTGAGGATGCTGAGCTTGCAGAAAAGTGGACGTTCAGGCCGGGGCAGTTCGTCCAGCTCACCATCCCCGGAGTCGGTGAAGTCCCGATAAGCATCTGCTCCTCAGCGATGAGGCGCGGCTTCTTCGAGCTGTGCATCAGGAAGGCTGGGAGAGTCACAACGGTCGTCCACCGCCTCAAGCCTGGAGACACCGTCCTCGTCCGCGGCCCCTACGGAAACGGCTTCCCGGTTGACGAGTGGGAGGGAATGGACCTCCTCCTCATAGCCGCGGGTCTCGGGACTGCACCGCTCAGGAGCGTCTTCTTGTATGCCATGGACAACCGCTGGAAGTACGGCAACATAACCTTCATCAACACGGCGAGGTATGGTAAGGATCTCCTCTTCTACAAGGAGCTTGAGGCCATGAAGGACTTGGCTGAGGCGGAGAACGTCAAGATAATCCAGAGCGTTACGAGAGACCCTGACTGGCCAGGCTTACACGGAAGACCCCAGAACTTCATTCCCGAGGCGAACACGAACCCGAAGAAGACTGCCGTGGCCATCTGCGGCCCACCGAGGATGTACAAGGCCGTTTTCGAGGCCCTCATCAACTACGGCTACCGGCCCGAGAACATCTACGTGACCCTCGAGAGGAAAATGAAGTGCGGAATTGGCAAGTGCGGCCACTGCAACGTCGGAACGAGCACGAGCTGGAAGTACGTCTGCAAAGACGGGCCTGTCTTCGGTTACTTCGACATAATATCAACACCGGGCTTGCTCGACTGA
- the hydB gene encoding NADPH-dependent hydrogenase/sulfhydrogenase 1 subunit beta, with protein sequence MRYVKLPKENTYTFLERLKEWGKLYAPVKISEKFYDFREIDDVRKVEFNYNRTIMPPKKFFFLPREKLFEFDLSRPEYRETIEDVEPFVIFGLHACDIHGLKILDTVYLDELPDKYYKARREKGIIIGISCMPDEYCFCNLRETDFADDGFDLFLHELPDGWLVRVGSPTGHRIVDKNMELFEEVTTEDICNFREFENKRSQAFKYHEDWSNLRYLLELEMEHPMWEEQADLCLACGICNTTCPTCRCYEVQDIVNLDGNTGYRERRWDSCQFRSHGLVAGGHNFRPTKKDRFRNRYLCKNSYNEKLGLSYCVGCGRCTYFCPAGISFVRNLRTILGLEEKSCPSEITEEIPKRGFAYASHIRGDGL encoded by the coding sequence TTGAGATACGTTAAGCTCCCGAAGGAAAACACGTACACATTCCTTGAGCGCCTGAAGGAGTGGGGTAAGCTCTACGCTCCCGTGAAGATCTCGGAGAAGTTCTACGACTTCAGAGAGATAGACGACGTCAGAAAGGTCGAGTTCAATTACAACAGGACGATAATGCCGCCGAAGAAGTTCTTCTTCCTCCCGAGGGAGAAGCTCTTCGAGTTCGACCTGAGCAGGCCGGAGTACAGGGAAACCATCGAGGACGTTGAACCCTTTGTGATCTTCGGCCTTCACGCCTGCGACATCCACGGCCTCAAAATCCTCGATACGGTCTACCTCGACGAGCTCCCAGACAAGTACTACAAGGCGAGAAGGGAAAAGGGAATAATCATCGGGATAAGCTGCATGCCAGATGAATACTGCTTCTGCAACCTGAGGGAGACAGATTTTGCCGATGACGGCTTTGACCTCTTCCTCCACGAGCTTCCCGATGGATGGCTCGTCAGAGTCGGCTCACCGACGGGCCACAGGATAGTGGACAAGAACATGGAGCTCTTCGAGGAGGTAACCACCGAGGACATCTGCAACTTCAGGGAGTTTGAGAACAAGCGCTCTCAAGCGTTCAAGTACCACGAGGACTGGAGCAACCTGCGCTACCTCCTCGAGCTCGAGATGGAGCACCCGATGTGGGAAGAACAGGCCGACCTCTGCCTCGCCTGCGGAATCTGCAATACCACCTGCCCGACATGCCGCTGCTACGAGGTGCAGGACATAGTGAACCTCGACGGGAACACCGGCTACCGCGAGAGGCGCTGGGACTCCTGCCAGTTCAGGAGCCACGGGCTTGTGGCGGGTGGCCACAACTTCAGGCCGACGAAGAAAGACCGCTTCAGGAACCGCTACCTCTGTAAGAACTCCTACAACGAGAAGCTCGGCCTGAGCTACTGCGTCGGCTGTGGAAGGTGCACCTACTTCTGCCCTGCAGGTATAAGCTTCGTGAGGAACCTGAGGACTATTCTCGGCCTCGAAGAGAAATCCTGTCCAAGCGAGATAACCGAGGAGATTCCGAAGAGGGGCTTCGCCTACGCCTCCCACATAAGGGGTGATGGGCTATGA
- a CDS encoding 4Fe-4S dicluster domain-containing protein, whose product MLKAELCIGCGACAGACPYSAILVFENEVRRILFEPAKCGDCAFECNEVCPTGALEGRPESMELALEFARCAVCGKRLNSTKKEADYLANRLLKTGGNPELAFLCNECKRKRLFRASNKYEAYTG is encoded by the coding sequence GTGCTGAAAGCGGAACTCTGTATTGGGTGCGGGGCGTGTGCAGGTGCCTGTCCTTATTCGGCTATTTTGGTTTTTGAGAATGAAGTTAGGAGAATACTTTTTGAGCCCGCGAAATGCGGAGACTGTGCCTTTGAATGCAACGAAGTTTGCCCCACTGGAGCACTGGAGGGGAGACCTGAGAGTATGGAGCTGGCCTTGGAGTTTGCCCGCTGTGCTGTCTGCGGAAAACGTCTCAACAGCACCAAGAAAGAAGCCGATTATCTCGCAAACCGGCTTCTAAAAACTGGAGGAAACCCTGAACTCGCCTTTCTGTGTAATGAATGCAAGAGAAAGAGGCTGTTTAGGGCGTCGAATAAGTACGAAGCTTACACGGGGTGA
- a CDS encoding FAD-dependent oxidoreductase has protein sequence MEGIRFAFLCREKPEPTGKKVAVIGAGPAGLAATGYLVCQGHEVHVYDKLPEPGGLMLFGIPEFRIPIYRVREGYKELEKVYNVKFFTRTKVCFGNPKESGDEFVERRIEFEEILKNYDAVLIATGTWNAYVPTIPGSDLEGVYPALEYLFRIKSAKLGHMDWSEVPPVEGRKVLVVGAGHSAVDAALESINLGAEKVYMSYRRTIREAPAGAYEINLLQQRGVKWLERTMPVRIIGENGRVRAVELVKTELSEPDETGRRRPIPIEGSNFQIEVDYMVCAVGQMPTPPFSKEMGIALDRKGRIVVDSRHMTSREGVFAAGDVVLGPSKVGRAVKDGLYAAESIHLWLMGR, from the coding sequence ATGGAAGGGATTAGATTTGCGTTTCTATGTAGGGAAAAACCCGAGCCAACCGGAAAGAAGGTGGCCGTCATCGGGGCGGGACCCGCCGGTCTGGCAGCCACAGGGTACCTCGTCTGCCAGGGACACGAGGTTCATGTTTACGACAAGCTGCCTGAACCCGGAGGTCTAATGCTGTTTGGAATACCCGAGTTTAGGATTCCTATCTACAGGGTTAGAGAGGGCTACAAAGAGCTTGAGAAGGTCTACAACGTCAAGTTCTTCACGAGAACGAAGGTATGCTTCGGTAATCCCAAGGAGAGCGGCGATGAGTTCGTTGAGCGCAGAATAGAGTTCGAGGAGATCCTAAAGAACTACGATGCCGTTCTGATAGCCACAGGCACTTGGAACGCCTACGTTCCAACGATACCAGGTTCAGACCTTGAGGGGGTCTACCCGGCGCTTGAGTACCTGTTCAGGATCAAGAGCGCCAAGCTGGGCCATATGGACTGGAGTGAAGTGCCCCCTGTTGAGGGGAGAAAAGTCCTCGTGGTAGGCGCGGGACACAGCGCCGTTGACGCGGCTCTTGAAAGCATAAACCTGGGGGCGGAGAAGGTCTACATGAGCTACCGCAGAACGATAAGGGAGGCCCCCGCGGGGGCTTACGAGATCAACCTCCTCCAGCAGAGAGGGGTTAAGTGGCTGGAGAGGACAATGCCTGTCAGGATAATAGGTGAAAACGGAAGGGTTAGAGCTGTTGAACTCGTCAAAACGGAGCTGAGCGAGCCGGACGAAACCGGGAGAAGAAGACCAATCCCGATTGAGGGCTCCAACTTCCAGATCGAGGTTGATTACATGGTCTGCGCAGTTGGCCAGATGCCAACCCCACCGTTTTCCAAGGAGATGGGCATAGCGCTTGACAGGAAGGGAAGGATCGTCGTGGATAGCAGGCACATGACCAGCAGGGAGGGCGTCTTCGCTGCGGGAGACGTTGTTCTGGGGCCATCAAAAGTTGGAAGGGCTGTCAAGGACGGCCTGTATGCAGCCGAGTCCATACACCTGTGGCTGATGGGGAGGTGA
- a CDS encoding 4Fe-4S dicluster domain-containing protein — protein MTRRILHVDYSLCIGCETCEGVCDFIHGGRPNIKVYYTITGIPVPINCRHCEKAPCMDVCPAGAIYRDSDGAVIINPNKCIGCLMCLAACPFGVPTFDVKLKAVTKCDMCADRRRLGTAPACAEMCPAGAIFFGKPEEVEEKVRRRTAEKIARERLAAVNLEGVGRML, from the coding sequence ATGACGAGGAGGATACTCCACGTTGATTACAGCCTTTGCATTGGTTGTGAGACGTGCGAAGGAGTCTGCGACTTTATTCACGGCGGCAGACCCAACATAAAGGTCTATTACACCATTACAGGGATCCCCGTTCCCATAAACTGTCGTCACTGTGAGAAAGCCCCATGTATGGACGTCTGTCCTGCGGGGGCGATCTACCGCGACAGCGATGGGGCCGTTATAATAAACCCCAATAAGTGCATAGGCTGTCTGATGTGCCTCGCCGCCTGTCCTTTCGGAGTTCCCACTTTTGATGTCAAGCTCAAGGCAGTTACTAAGTGCGACATGTGTGCTGATAGAAGAAGGCTTGGAACGGCCCCAGCGTGTGCCGAAATGTGTCCGGCAGGGGCCATATTCTTCGGAAAGCCCGAGGAAGTCGAGGAAAAAGTTAGGAGAAGAACCGCCGAAAAGATAGCACGGGAGCGGCTGGCGGCGGTTAACTTGGAGGGAGTCGGACGGATGCTCTGA
- the fdhF gene encoding formate dehydrogenase subunit alpha gives MDEKLVPVVCPYCGVGCRLYIRSSDGHPLGIEYANDIPGISNENGKLCPKGNAVLEYVLARDRLKKPLKAKEQGKFVEISWSQAIKEVAERLKEYSKDDPNSMMFFGSAKTFNEPNYLIQKLARMLGTNNVDHCARLCHASTVSGLKAVFGAGAMTNTYRDIEEANVIFIIGHNFAETHPVGFRYVLKAKERGAKVIVADPRFTRTAWFADIYLQHYPGTDIALINGLIHVIIEERLYDEKFVRERCTGFDELAKTVEKFTPGYVEKITGVPADLIVQAARTFATGGKGVITWAMGITQHTHGHDNVRLLATLSAICGYQGREGCGVSPMRGQNNVQGACDLGVLPNVFPGYKAVSDPEGRKFFEEFWGTELSGEVGLTVIEAAHAIEKGKVRAYYVMGENPVISDANTNHVIKALHKLEFMVVQDIVPTPTMEFADIVLPAAAMLENEGSLTNTERRVQWSFQAINPPGEARPDWWIVSEIGKAAGFTGDGPKGFNYSGPEDILREVNACTPQYRGITPERLKANLAGIHWPCPSEDHPGTRVLYKERFLTSDGKAHLAAVEYRGPAETPDEDYPFLLTTVRYVGHYHTLTMTGRSRALVKRWPEPLAEIHPEDAERLGIKTGDWVKIVTRRGEYPIRAKVTRTVKKGVIAVPWHWGANVVTNDALDPVAKIPETKACACKVVKITEEEARELMKKVPPVIPEIEIVRG, from the coding sequence ATGGATGAAAAGCTCGTCCCTGTGGTCTGCCCCTACTGCGGTGTGGGGTGCAGGCTGTACATTAGGAGTTCTGACGGCCATCCCCTTGGCATCGAGTACGCCAATGACATACCCGGAATCTCAAACGAAAATGGAAAGCTCTGTCCCAAGGGCAACGCCGTTCTTGAGTACGTCCTCGCCCGGGACAGGCTTAAGAAGCCATTAAAGGCGAAGGAGCAAGGCAAGTTCGTCGAGATAAGCTGGAGTCAGGCCATAAAGGAGGTCGCCGAGAGGCTTAAGGAGTATTCAAAGGACGATCCGAATTCAATGATGTTCTTCGGCAGTGCAAAAACTTTCAACGAGCCAAACTACCTTATACAGAAGCTGGCCAGAATGCTCGGAACCAACAACGTTGATCACTGCGCGAGACTCTGCCATGCATCAACAGTTTCCGGCCTCAAAGCCGTCTTCGGCGCTGGGGCGATGACGAACACATACAGGGACATTGAAGAGGCGAACGTTATCTTCATCATCGGCCACAACTTCGCCGAGACTCACCCGGTTGGCTTCCGCTACGTTCTCAAGGCCAAGGAGAGGGGAGCTAAGGTCATAGTGGCCGACCCGCGCTTTACAAGGACAGCCTGGTTCGCCGACATTTACCTGCAGCACTACCCCGGTACCGACATCGCCCTGATAAACGGCCTCATTCATGTCATCATAGAGGAGAGGCTCTACGACGAGAAGTTCGTCAGGGAGAGGTGCACGGGCTTCGATGAACTCGCCAAGACCGTTGAGAAGTTCACTCCCGGGTACGTCGAGAAGATAACCGGCGTTCCAGCAGATCTGATAGTCCAGGCCGCGAGGACGTTTGCAACGGGGGGGAAGGGCGTAATAACGTGGGCGATGGGAATAACCCAGCATACCCACGGACACGACAACGTGAGACTGCTCGCAACGCTTTCAGCCATATGTGGCTACCAGGGAAGGGAAGGCTGTGGAGTATCCCCAATGCGCGGCCAGAACAACGTCCAGGGAGCCTGCGACCTTGGAGTACTTCCAAACGTCTTCCCCGGCTACAAAGCGGTTTCCGATCCTGAAGGGAGGAAGTTCTTCGAGGAGTTCTGGGGAACCGAGCTGAGCGGAGAGGTGGGACTTACAGTCATCGAGGCTGCCCACGCCATAGAGAAGGGGAAGGTCAGGGCCTACTACGTCATGGGTGAGAACCCTGTCATAAGCGATGCTAACACCAACCACGTCATCAAGGCCCTCCATAAGCTTGAGTTCATGGTCGTTCAGGACATAGTTCCCACACCGACCATGGAGTTCGCGGACATAGTTCTCCCGGCTGCGGCTATGCTTGAGAACGAGGGCTCCCTCACGAACACCGAGAGAAGGGTTCAGTGGAGTTTCCAGGCGATCAACCCGCCGGGGGAGGCGAGGCCGGACTGGTGGATAGTCAGTGAGATAGGCAAGGCCGCTGGCTTCACAGGAGACGGGCCGAAGGGCTTCAACTATTCCGGCCCAGAGGACATTCTGCGTGAGGTCAACGCCTGCACCCCACAGTATCGGGGCATAACTCCAGAGAGGCTCAAGGCAAACTTAGCTGGAATACACTGGCCGTGCCCGAGTGAAGACCATCCCGGCACGAGGGTTCTCTACAAGGAGAGGTTCCTGACCAGCGATGGCAAGGCGCACCTCGCGGCCGTTGAGTACCGCGGGCCGGCTGAAACACCGGACGAGGATTACCCGTTCCTCCTGACGACAGTGAGGTACGTTGGCCACTACCACACCCTCACGATGACCGGAAGGAGCAGGGCCCTCGTCAAGAGGTGGCCCGAGCCCCTCGCTGAGATACACCCTGAGGACGCCGAGAGACTTGGAATAAAGACCGGGGACTGGGTCAAAATCGTCACAAGAAGAGGAGAGTATCCGATCAGGGCAAAGGTCACGAGGACAGTCAAGAAGGGGGTTATAGCGGTTCCCTGGCACTGGGGAGCGAACGTCGTTACCAACGATGCCCTCGACCCAGTGGCCAAGATTCCGGAGACCAAGGCCTGCGCCTGCAAAGTCGTCAAGATTACGGAGGAAGAGGCCAGGGAGCTCATGAAGAAGGTACCTCCCGTTATACCAGAGATTGAAATTGTTAGGGGGTGA
- a CDS encoding 4Fe-4S dicluster domain-containing protein, with amino-acid sequence MARKTVFIDFSKCIECRACEVACEREHNGRSFINVFEWQEMAAMALNCRHCEKAPCLEVCPTNALYRDGDGAVLLAPQKCIGCLMCGIVCPFGIPELDSLDKIMMKCDLCAHRRAEGKLPACVETCPTDALLFGDFNDIQRMRRQKFTEKAIEIAKSGERIQFRGV; translated from the coding sequence ATGGCCAGAAAGACCGTTTTTATAGACTTTTCAAAGTGCATCGAGTGCCGCGCCTGTGAGGTAGCCTGCGAGCGCGAACACAACGGAAGATCATTCATAAACGTCTTTGAATGGCAGGAAATGGCCGCGATGGCCCTCAACTGCCGCCACTGTGAGAAGGCTCCCTGCCTCGAGGTCTGCCCGACAAACGCACTCTATCGCGATGGGGATGGAGCAGTTCTGCTCGCCCCCCAGAAGTGCATTGGCTGTCTGATGTGTGGAATCGTGTGCCCCTTTGGAATACCAGAGCTTGACTCCCTTGACAAGATAATGATGAAGTGCGACCTCTGCGCCCACAGGAGAGCCGAAGGAAAGCTCCCGGCGTGTGTGGAAACCTGCCCGACCGATGCCCTTCTCTTCGGCGACTTCAACGACATCCAAAGGATGAGGAGACAAAAGTTCACCGAAAAGGCGATAGAGATAGCCAAGAGCGGCGAGAGAATACAGTTCAGGGGTGTGTAG
- a CDS encoding 4Fe-4S dicluster domain-containing protein: protein MKMPETLKCSLIPLEHLPNGLGVPQIDPELCIGCGACVNVCPAGALQAIDDYMEGIRKISLNIGKCTPCTRCEEVCPTGAIKIATFEVISLRKRAYVEVVELRLHLCPGCGNYADYTERSLEKSLQMLSEGMFDRDEIVGRAVLCRSCRRKLTVNETMRASREG from the coding sequence ATGAAAATGCCTGAAACGTTGAAGTGTTCCTTAATACCATTGGAACATCTTCCTAATGGTTTGGGAGTCCCGCAAATAGACCCAGAGCTCTGCATCGGTTGCGGCGCCTGTGTTAATGTTTGCCCTGCGGGTGCTCTGCAGGCTATAGACGACTACATGGAAGGTATCAGGAAGATATCCCTCAACATCGGAAAGTGCACTCCATGCACTCGTTGTGAGGAGGTCTGCCCGACGGGGGCTATTAAGATAGCAACTTTTGAGGTTATCTCTCTGAGGAAAAGGGCTTACGTTGAGGTTGTGGAACTAAGGCTTCACCTATGTCCTGGTTGCGGGAACTATGCCGATTACACAGAGAGATCGCTGGAAAAGTCCCTCCAGATGCTTTCGGAAGGAATGTTTGATCGCGATGAGATAGTGGGAAGGGCCGTTCTCTGCAGGAGTTGCCGCAGAAAGCTCACGGTAAATGAAACGATGAGAGCAAGTAGGGAGGGATAA
- a CDS encoding formate/nitrite transporter family protein: MVDPKEQILYGVDTTFEGIAKKATPKFRTTPGRLLFAGFMAGAFIAFGFLLAVVAASGYSPKLFPDKGNISAFKLLLGAVFPVGLIGVVIGGADLWTGNVQFLSSAKVKGYADFKCVLYNWFGSYGGNFIGSIFLALLATTLTGLFGHVGDPNTFGKVTVSIATGKVSKDMLALFFLGIGCNWLVNLAIWQSARVQDGAGKILAIWFPIFAFVAIGFEHAIANMWAIPTGILLSNYTITWTKFFHNLIPVTFGNAVGGFLFVAFYYWYLSHPELTAERLIKEIVDFLVVFIAFWIVATLVPAGIAMALDSALGSGAMYAVPLALSIYYIAGTFFLAKIAKPA; the protein is encoded by the coding sequence ATGGTCGATCCGAAAGAACAAATCCTGTATGGTGTGGATACCACCTTTGAGGGGATAGCCAAGAAGGCCACCCCCAAGTTCAGAACAACCCCCGGAAGGTTACTCTTTGCCGGCTTTATGGCTGGAGCGTTCATCGCCTTCGGATTCCTCTTGGCGGTGGTGGCGGCTTCCGGCTACAGCCCCAAGCTCTTCCCTGACAAGGGAAACATATCCGCCTTCAAGCTCCTCCTCGGTGCCGTCTTCCCTGTCGGCCTCATTGGGGTTGTCATAGGCGGTGCTGACCTCTGGACCGGCAACGTTCAGTTCCTCAGCTCCGCGAAGGTTAAGGGCTACGCCGACTTCAAGTGCGTCCTCTACAACTGGTTCGGAAGCTACGGGGGCAACTTCATAGGCTCAATCTTCCTTGCCCTGCTGGCAACTACCCTAACCGGACTCTTCGGCCACGTTGGAGACCCTAACACCTTTGGAAAAGTCACGGTGAGCATAGCCACGGGCAAGGTTTCAAAGGACATGCTCGCGCTGTTTTTCCTCGGCATCGGCTGTAACTGGCTCGTCAACCTTGCAATATGGCAGTCTGCTAGGGTTCAGGACGGGGCAGGTAAGATACTCGCTATATGGTTCCCAATCTTTGCCTTCGTCGCCATAGGCTTTGAACACGCCATCGCCAACATGTGGGCGATCCCAACGGGGATACTCCTCAGCAACTACACCATAACCTGGACAAAGTTCTTCCACAACCTGATCCCGGTGACCTTCGGCAACGCCGTCGGCGGCTTCCTCTTCGTCGCGTTCTACTACTGGTACCTCAGCCACCCGGAGCTCACCGCCGAGAGGCTCATCAAGGAGATCGTTGACTTCCTGGTTGTCTTCATAGCATTCTGGATCGTCGCGACCCTCGTACCTGCTGGAATAGCAATGGCACTCGACAGCGCTCTCGGCAGTGGTGCAATGTACGCCGTTCCGCTTGCGCTTTCAATCTACTACATAGCGGGCACGTTCTTCCTGGCCAAGATTGCCAAGCCCGCCTGA
- a CDS encoding monovalent cation/H+ antiporter subunit E codes for MPFIVAFLFAYIVWLVLTAGSNGLLWSTEELVAGLIFAAIIGYATKDVVGENSTRFLNPVKWLGFIAYAPVLFWGMVKANFDVAYRVITGKIRPGIVRVPVDLNNDAQYTILSNSITLTPGTLTVEADPEEKALYVHWINVPEGLERPESSEPVAGPFEKWARRLGR; via the coding sequence TTGCCGTTCATAGTGGCGTTCCTCTTCGCCTACATCGTGTGGCTGGTCTTAACAGCGGGAAGCAATGGACTGCTGTGGAGCACGGAAGAGCTAGTGGCTGGACTGATATTCGCGGCAATAATCGGCTATGCGACGAAGGACGTGGTAGGTGAGAACTCAACGCGCTTCCTGAACCCTGTGAAATGGCTCGGCTTCATAGCATATGCACCGGTTCTCTTCTGGGGCATGGTGAAGGCCAACTTCGACGTCGCTTACAGGGTCATAACAGGGAAGATAAGGCCGGGGATAGTCCGCGTCCCAGTTGACCTCAACAACGACGCCCAGTACACAATTCTCAGCAACTCGATCACACTCACCCCTGGAACCCTGACAGTTGAAGCCGATCCGGAAGAAAAGGCGCTCTACGTTCACTGGATCAACGTGCCGGAGGGCCTTGAGAGGCCCGAAAGCTCGGAGCCGGTTGCTGGGCCCTTCGAAAAATGGGCCAGGAGGCTGGGAAGATGA
- a CDS encoding cation:proton antiporter codes for MAFFYAMVLVGIAGLISVLRLILGPTVPDRVVGVDTLNTLVVAGMVLLGAAYDRTIYIDIAIVYALLSYIGTLVIAKYLQGGLA; via the coding sequence ATGGCATTCTTCTATGCGATGGTTCTCGTTGGGATAGCGGGTTTAATCTCGGTGCTGAGGCTCATACTCGGGCCAACGGTTCCCGACAGAGTAGTCGGCGTTGACACCCTCAACACGCTCGTCGTCGCGGGCATGGTTCTCCTCGGAGCGGCCTACGACAGGACGATCTACATCGACATCGCGATAGTGTACGCCCTTCTGAGCTACATAGGCACGCTCGTGATAGCGAAGTACCTCCAGGGGGGATTGGCATGA
- the mnhG gene encoding monovalent cation/H(+) antiporter subunit G, with amino-acid sequence MNYVEVLIYVFLGISVTFNLLGSFALLRFPDVYTRLHGATKCTTFGTIFAVFAVVTHALYQLHRTGDSKYLQMALHSFIALIALLLTNPTGAHAIAKAAHLSGVKPVRAVVDAYEEKLGGGSE; translated from the coding sequence ATGAACTACGTTGAAGTGCTCATCTACGTCTTCCTCGGAATAAGCGTGACCTTCAACCTCCTCGGAAGCTTCGCGCTCCTCCGCTTCCCCGACGTCTATACAAGGCTCCACGGCGCCACCAAGTGCACGACCTTCGGGACTATCTTTGCCGTCTTCGCCGTCGTCACCCACGCCCTCTACCAGCTCCACAGGACAGGGGACTCCAAGTATCTCCAGATGGCCCTCCACAGCTTCATTGCCCTCATAGCGCTCCTACTCACGAACCCGACGGGAGCTCACGCGATAGCCAAAGCGGCACACCTCAGCGGAGTCAAGCCGGTTAGAGCGGTTGTTGATGCCTACGAGGAGAAGCTCGGGGGTGGTTCCGAATGA
- a CDS encoding hydrogenase subunit MbhD domain-containing protein, giving the protein MNAVDLDMLIQAIILVGVLITAYLTIRYRDLLSAALASAAMSLLLSLEFYTLHAPDVAIAEAAVGAGVVTAVVVYGIAKTERWEREVP; this is encoded by the coding sequence ATGAACGCCGTTGACCTTGATATGCTCATCCAGGCCATAATCCTCGTCGGAGTGCTGATCACGGCCTATCTTACGATACGCTACCGCGACCTTCTGTCGGCGGCTTTGGCCTCGGCAGCGATGAGCCTCTTGCTCAGCCTTGAGTTCTACACCCTGCACGCGCCGGACGTTGCCATAGCCGAGGCTGCCGTCGGAGCGGGCGTTGTTACGGCCGTTGTTGTTTACGGCATCGCGAAGACGGAAAGGTGGGAGCGTGAGGTGCCATGA